One window of Lemur catta isolate mLemCat1 chromosome 3, mLemCat1.pri, whole genome shotgun sequence genomic DNA carries:
- the LOC123634871 gene encoding toll-like receptor 12, whose protein sequence is MGRHLLLLPGLLLSLPLTTGWTVSNCLVTDGSRLPLLSRFFLICPLDSSLPLLAACNSVTNLTQTLEAVPQSVEGLCLAGSTSVLPRDAFSNFPGLKVLGLSLNLTQILPGALRGLGQLRHLSFISRPMGGFILLPHDVFVDLRSLQHLAFLGPCLDGNLGVRLPPSLQQLSVKLSCLQDIGVLADIFPDLVRGPSSGNAWTLDMLDLSFNSKLMMARPGALQGLQLGSLNLDHTKMKAAAVVGLGLQRLDGLSMIYTDTAELPAWTVAHFELQELNLRINRIGNISLEALASCRSLKSFGLWSSGLTELPPGFLAAMPRLQKLNLTNNKLQSAMLCGNDTEAVSGLQALDLSMNGLHTLPPATFSCLPHLRELLLQGNQLVCLESQVFQGLQRLETLNLGKNPLVTLGEGWLAPLPALNTLSLLDTRMVLSPAWDFRGLESLLNLRLQLPSDPSGVGLSLPPRLTSLELHAVSGMKHWNLSPNVLPFLQTLTLKGWGLQLETQNVSKVFPALHELSLLGSSLEALCSQGTSSFFLWQLPTLKSLRVQGDGHSPRPCRITGLPDLLELKLQELQSRARPRPVQLEELVGELPRLRVLLLRQTGLETLSAVAFQGLSNLQVLVLDREKGLVLDDSLQDHSPRMPQYMYILTSSLACQCANAWVGPWLERSPRTYMHIVTKPLCQPESGGRPRSPLFPFLQSHCSETLGLGLFLGSSALLLLLVSLPLLREARSSWILYVQALFKAWLQGLRSQRDEGKNFLYDVFVSHCRQDQGWVVQELLPTLEGCPPAGWGLRICLPERDFEPGKDVADNVADSMAGSRVTLCVLSRQALNTPRCRLELRLATSLLLAAPQPPVLLLVFLEPVSRHQLPRYHRLARLLRRGDYCMWPKEDEKKGDFWARLKSRLEQAGLGQIGCMCVGGWGSVPSAYGPAHWALPLSLSLWKAARVREKMTYLLANDLRKAANGGGCPQALALCLLGAVVSDAPFPGWRRSDSASQHSLREPWSTSALV, encoded by the exons ATGGGCAGGCACTTGCTGCTGCTGCCTGGTCTGCTCCTGTCCCTTCCTCTGACCACAGGCTGGACCGTCTCTAACTGCCTAGTGACCGACGGCTCCCGGTTACCTCTGCTTTCCCGCTTCTTCCTGATCTGCCCGTTGGACTCCAGCTTGCCCCTTCTCGCTGCGTGCAACTCGGTGACCAACCTGACACAGACCTTGGAAGCAGTGCCACAGAGTGTGGAGGGGCTCTGTCTTGCTGGTTCCACTTCTGTTCTGCCCCGGGATGCCTTCTCCAACTTCCCTGGGCTCAAAGTCCTGGGGCTGAGTCTGAATCTCACCCAGATCCTGCCAGGAGCTCTCCGGGGCTTGGGGCAGCTGCGGCATCTTTCTTTCATATCTCGCCCCATGGGAGGATTTATCCTCCTACCCCATGATGTCTTTGTTGACCTAAGATCCCTCCAGCACCTTGCTTTCCTGGGCCCCTGCCTGGACGGGAACTTGGGTGTCCGGTTGCCTCCCAGTCTACAACAGCTGTCTGTCAAGCTCAGTTGCCTTCAAGATATAGGGGTGCTGGCTGATATCTTCCCTGATCTGGTGCGTGGCCCTTCCTCTGGGAATGCCTGGACTCTGGACATGTTGGATCTGTCATTCAACAGTAAGCTGATGatggccaggcctggggccctcCAGGGTCTCCAGCTAGGGTCTTTGAATCTGGACCACACAAAGATGAAGGCAGCTGCAGTAGTGGGACTGGGGCTGCAGAGGTTGGATGGCCTGTCTATGATATACACTGATACGGCTGAGCTGCCTGCCTGGACAGTTGCCCACTTTGAGCTGCAGGAGCTGAATTTGCGAATTAATCGGATAGGGAACATATCTCTAGAAGCCTTGGCTTCCTGCCGCAGCCTGAAGAGCTTCGGTCTTTGGAGCAGTGGCCTGACTGAGCTACCACCAGGTTTCCTGGCTGCCATGCCCAGGCTTCAGAAACTGAACCTCACCAACAACAAACTGCAGAGCGCCATGCTATGCGGGAATGACACAGAGGCTGTGTCAGGACTGCAGGCCCTGGATCTGTCCATGAATGGGCTGCAtaccctgcccccagccacctTCTCCTGTTTGCCCCACCTGCGAGAGCTGTTACTTCAGGGAAACCAGTTGGTTTGCCTGGAAAGCCAGGTATTTCAGGGTCTACAGAGGCTAGAGACCTTGAATTTGGGCAAAAATCCACTGGTAACCCTGGGTGAGGGCTGGTTAGCTCCTCTGCCTGCACTGAACACCCTAAGCCTACTAGACACCCGCATGGtgctgagcccagcctgggaTTTCCGGGGACTGGAGAGTCTGCTCAACTTGAGACTGCAGCTCCCCTCTGACCCTTCTGGGGTAGGGTTGTCCCTGCCCCCGAGGCTGACTAGCTTGGAGCTTCATGCAGTCTCAGGCATGAAGCATTGGAATCTGTCCCCTAATGTCCTTCCATTCTTGCAGACCCTAACTttaaaaggctggggactgcagctggAGACCCAGAATGTCTCCAAGGTCTTCCCTGCCCTTCATGAACTCTCCCTGCTTGGCAGTAGCTTGgaggctctctgctcccagggcaCCTCCAGTTTTTTCCTGTGGCAACTCCCCACGCTCAAGTCCCTGAGAGTACAGGGAGATGGGCACAGCCCCAGACCCTGCCGCATCACAGGGCTGCCAGACCTCCTGGAGCTGAAGCTGCAGGAACTGCAGTCCCGAGCCCGGCCCCGCCCAGTGCAGCTTGAGGAGCTGGTGGGTGAGCTGCCGAGGCTCCGGGTGCTGCTGCTACGGCAGACAGGGCTGGAGACACTGTCTGCGGTTGCTTTCCAAGGCCTGAGCAATCTCCAGGTCTTAGTGCTAGACAGGGAGAAAGGCCTTGTGCTGGACGACAGCCTCCAGGATCACAGTCCTCGGATGCCCCAGTACATGTATATTCTGACTTCGTCCTTGGCCTGCCAGTGTGCCAATGCCTGGGTGGGGCCCTGGCTGGAGCGGTCCCCCAGAACATACATGCACATAGTAACAAAGCCTTTGTGCCAGCCAGAATCTGGGGGCCGCCCCAGGAGCccccttttcccctttctccagaGCCACTGCTCCGAAACTCTGGGGCTGGGACTCTTTTTGGGCAGCTCTGCCCTGTTGCTTCTTCTGGTCTCCCTGCCCCTCTTACGGGAAGCCAGGAGCTCCTGGATCCTCTATGTCCAGGCCTTGTTCAAGGCTTGGCTCCAGGGTCTGAGGAGTCAGAGGGATGAAGGCAAAAATTTCCTTTATGATGTGTTTGTGTCCCACTGCAGGCAAGACCAGGGCTGGGTGGTGCAGGAGCTGCTGCCCACTCTGGAGGGTTGCCCTCCGGCTGGCTGGGGGCTGCGCATCTGCCTCCCTGAGCGGGATTTTGAGCCAGGCAAGGATGTGGCCGACAATGTAGCAGACAGCATGGCAGGCAGCCGGGTCACACTCTGTGTGCTCAGTCGCCAGGCTCTGAACACCCCCCGCTGCCGCCTGGAGCTCCGCCTGGCCACCTCCCTCCTGCTGGCTGCCCCACAACCCCCGGTGCTGCTGCTGGTCTTCCTGGAGCCTGTCTCCCGCCACCAGCTCCCCCGCTACCATAGACTGGCCCGGCTGCTCCGCCGAGGAGACTATTGCATGTGGCCCAAGGAAGATGAAAAAAAGGGTGACTTCTGGGCAAGGCTGAAGAGCAGGCTGGAGCAGGCTGGGTTAGGGCAGATTGGGTGCATGTGTGTTGGAGGGTGGG GCTCCGTCCCTTCTGCTTACGGGCCCGCCCACTGGGCGCTGCCGTTATCCCTGAGCCTATGGAAAGC TGCCAGGGTCCGTGAGAAGATGACATATTTATTGGCTAACGACCTCCGAAAGGCAGCAAACGGAGGGGGCTGCCCACAGGCGCTCGCGCTGTGCCTTCTGGGAGCTGTAGTCTCAGACGCTCCATTCCCGGGGTGGCGCCGTTCGGACTCCGCGTCCCAGCATTCCCTGCGCGAGCCCTGGAGCACTTCCGCCCTGGTGTGA